agaggaggagactctgggggatgaggaggagcccAATCTCCAGACtcatgaagaagaggaggaaactCAGGAGGAGGAGCCCAATCTCCAGActcaggaagaagaggaggagactcagggggaggaggaggagcatgaTGTCATGACAGaacaagaggaggaggagcctaaTCTCCAGActcaggaagaagaggaggagcatGATGTCATGACTGaacaagaggaggaggaaccCAATTTCCAGActcaggaagaagaagaggagactCAGGGGGAGGAAGAACCCAATCTCCAGACTCAGGAAGAAGAGAAGGAGCATGATGTCCAGGCTCAGGAGTCATATTATCATAAAGAGGGAGAGGATAGTCTGAACAAAATAAAGTCTGGAGAAACTAATGAATGCAAGACTCTTCAGCATCAGTTTGAGGAAGAAGAGCCAGAGATGATGAAAGGGGAGGAACCTGAAGATGTgtcagaggaagaagaagagggcgAAATGGAAATTGGCCACCAGGCACACCTCTCTGAGGATGGAGCAGATTGTGGGTTGACTGCAGACATGAGGGGCTACAGCATGACACCTTTGAGAAATGAGAGAGGTATCACCCTGTCCAACATACCTGAACATAcaaaacatctcacacacacttgctaACACACCATATTTATCTAcgaagcactttaaaacaaaggAACTGACCATAGTACTGTACAGTAAAATAATGCTAACCAGTGTACTGTTTGTCTACAAGGTATGCATTTTCAGAGAGaacttgatgatgatgatgctgcccTGTCTCTTCCTCtaagaggagaggaagaggaagaagatgcTCTGAGTGAAGGTGATTTGGTGTTCTCCTGCAGAAAAGGCCTGAAAAACACAACTTCTCCCTGTGGTCTTAGCTGTCAGAGAAATGTACTTGTTTGGTCTTCACAGAATTGTCCATGAAGACACCAGCCTTTGTTCGACAGAAGAGGAATGAGGccatggccacgcccactgtCCTCCGAGATGTGATCATCAGGTCCACACATTTCATATTGAGTTCGTTTTCAGATGTGTAACCTCAAATTGTTCAAATTAGTGCTCTCACCACATTAATCTGGAATGTTTGCTTCAACTGCCAacccagaatgcatttcatCTGCTGTTAAGCCCGCCAGGGGCATCTCATCATTACTTCTTgcaaaactttttatttattaatccaATGTAAACAATCCTCTGGTTGTTCTACCCGACAGCTGCtcagtttaaaggtcccctatcatgaactatttatttatttaattatttattttgcttttatgtcggtCCATATCGGTGCAGAATTTGAGCCGCTTTGATCCAGTGCCACAATGAggtttcccaggatgcactgtttctgtgtctgtagctttacatgctaatgaggacgagagaggcaggcatgcttcgcacgtttggaaaccatgatggtcggtggagattatgttttaggggaggggcgggaaattctctgggcggagaaatgggaggtaacttttccccgtatgacatcataaggggacaaattccagatccggacgtctgagctgccgctctgaatggtgaagcagaatgatgctttacacccatcaccatttctagcgactgcaggaccatagacaggctgggggaactcgtattaatgttaaatcatctcacaaagtcacattttcataacgGGACCATTTGATTAAAAGATTTTATTTCTTCCAGTCCAACCCCTTGTGTCACAAAGCCCCGCCTGCAGAGGAAACACCCTGCTGCCTCAACTCGCCCAGGTCCCGCCCTCTCTAAAGGTTACATCCTGAACGTGTTCAAACATTTCACCAAGACTAAAGTATCAGGAGATGTTTACCCAGTAGTCCTGGACATGTAAGAAGCGGaacttctgtctctctcacacacaaacacacacacacacacacttacacgtgaagcagaatgtgattttttttttttttcagcacaatAACATTGAAtatgttgtgtatttgtttttagaGTGAAGAAGTATTTTGATCGTCTTTCTGATGACTTGGAGACATTTGCTGCTCATGCCAAGAGAAGAACCATCAAGAGAGAGGATGTGGAGCTGCTGATGAGGAGGCAAGACCATCTCTcgcgctctgtctctctctctctctctctctctctctctctctgtgcgttCTGATCATCCACTTTTCTCTCTGTACCCTTGCAGGCAGGGCTTTGTGACTGACAGCTTGCCGGTGAATGTTCTCATTGAGAACTTCCTGCCTCTTGAGTATCGGAAGCTTCTCATCCCCGTAGCGACCAGCGGCAACAAAGTTGTTCCCCATCAGCGGCGCTGACCGTGTGCGTGTAAAAGAGAGAAAGTTTTAAAATCGTATTAAAGTGGTTCTTCACCTTCATGTTTTCATTCTTCATCAACAACCCAGAATTTCCTTTTTCTTCAGTTCATTTATTGCTCCTTTTCCTGTCATTTCATTACTCTATTACATGTTTgtgctgttttctgtgttctcTTCTagaaataaactattttttgtGGTCTATATCAggtttgttatttattaaacatgaaatcTGATTTTATAATatacttattttaaattcaaatcTGGCTTCTGTTTATGAAGTGATTCGCTGCTCGTGGCCACGCCCCTGGGTGTGTGAAAGGGGCGTGGCGGATCTTTGTGGGGCTGTGCGTGGTGCGCATGCGTGAAGCGCACCGACGGATGAACATCAGCGGCGGCCGTGGGTTTGTACTGCGGGTCGGCGCGCTGCGTTCTGGCGTTCGGATCCGGGCGGCGGGACCGCGGTAAGAGTCCGGCCGGAGCTCAGAGCTGTTTTCCGGGATGCGGAGAAGGTGGCACCGGTAGCGGCGGAAACTTGGTTCACCTCGGGCCGCCGCTGCGCTGTTTCCTACCCCGGAAAACAACCGCGGCGTTCCGCTGACGGAACGCGTCGTATAAGAGGCTACCAGTCCGGTACCAGAACCGAGATCGCGGCCGTGTGGGTGATAAGAGTCCGGACTGAAGCAGCTCTGGTCTCTGATGATGAGATATATACCAGAGGCGTCCCTTCATCATCCTGCTGTGATAATACACGGGGGTTGACGTCAGGGCGACTCGTAATGACCTGGCGGGTTAACATCCGGGGTTCagaccctacttactaccatcgtgtccctgagcaggacacttgtcttatgggggactgtccctgtaacctaaatggtgtgtgtttggtgtaagAGGGATGGATGGGGTGGGGTTTagtgatagggtggtagtagcctagtggttaacacgttcgcctatgaaccagaagacttgcaaccattgtgtccctgagcaagacacttaaccctgagtgtctccaggggggactgtcctgtaacgactgattgtaagtcgctctggataagggcgtctggtaaatgtaatgtaaatgggtgGTGTGGGGTTTAGTGTAAGAGggatgggtggggtggggtttaGTGATGGGTGGTTGCATTTGGATGGTGTGGCTCATGTCATTCGTGATTTTAAGGAacgttttttctgtttttctgtctccaggttgtcctgtgtgtgtgtacgtgagaACCATGCTCCCAGGTGTAGGCGTGTTTGGAACAGGCCATACTGTGCGGGTTCTGGTTCCGCTGCTTAGGGAACAGGGCTTTCCTGTGCAGGCGCTGTGGGGGAGGAGCCAGGAAGAGGCGGAGTCTGTTGCACAAGAGCTGAACATTCCATTCTCCACAAACCAATCAGATGATGTCCTGCTGCACCCTGACGTTCACCTGGTCTGCATTCACACGCCCCCGCCTCACACACGACAGATCGCTGTCAAGGCACTCGGTAAGATGCACACGACCCTGAAAGGGGGTCACGAGGTTAGAGGTCACGGCTTCTGCTCCGGATGGTGTGTCGAGTGTTGATCAGGGTGTTGGAATAAGGGTCTGGCAGCTCTGTACCAGTTTTACTCCAGCAATGGAACTGTTGCAGCTCCACCCTGCTGCTCTCCGTGTGGTGGGCGGAGCTCCTTCCTGTTTAATGTCGCACAATGTTTACACACCCAGCGTTCCAACTGTTTTATCAGatctggtggtgtgtgtgcgtcggGATCCGTTCCCTGGTCTTCGATAAGATCACACCATCTACACAGAGTAGTATTGTGTGCCTAGTTGAGTGAATTCCTCCACAAAGACCTGTTTCCTGTTCtcttgtgacacacacacacacacacacacacacacagtcgtaGCGAAGTAGCAGAGCTGTAGAGAAGTGTTGCTGATtcctgaaagtgtgtgtgtgtgtgtgtgtgtgttaggtatAGGTAAGAATGTCATCAGCGAAATGGCCGCATCGTGTGCTGATGCGATGCAGATGGTCGCTGCAGCGAGATACTACCCCCAACTACTGAGCATTATGGGTAACGCACTGAGGTTTCTTCCAGCGTTCGTCCTGATGAAGAAGCTTCTGGATGAGGGCTACTGTGGAAAATTGcaggttaacacacacacacatacacacacacacacctaactgACAGTGGTTGATGAtgctgtgaaacacacacacactttctctcatcttgctgtgctgcaggtgtGTGAGGCGCGTGTGTACGGCGGTTCTCTGCTCAGCCAGTCGTACGGCTGGGCGTGGGAGGAGCTGATGGGGGGCGGCGGCCTGCACACCATTGGCTGGTGCATCATTGACCTGCTGAGCCACCTGATTGGCTCTCGTGCGCTGCGTGTGCACGGAATGCTGCGCACGTTTGTGGGCAGAGCAGGGGGTGGCATTCGCTCGGTTACCGCGGACGACTACGCCTGCTTCCAGATGCTGATGTCGGGAGGCGTGGTCTGCAGCGTCACGCTGAACTTCAACCTCCCTGGCTCCGCCCACCATGAAGTGATGGCTGTGGGCTCAGCTGGGAGGCTGGTTGCTCGGGGAACGGAGCTGTGGGGTCAGCGTCACTGTGACCAAAGGGAGGAGCTCCTGTTGAGTGACAAGGCAGGGGCGGGGCCGGCTGTCAGAGGGCTGGTGGCCATGGTGACGCAGCTTCGTTTGGCTTTTGAGGCACAGGAGGACCGCAGGTCATGGGCGCGGCCACCTGTTGCCATGGCCGCATCGTTTGAAGACGGACTGTACGTCCATGCGGTGGTGGAGGCGGTGAAACGAGCCAATCGCAGCGGAGAGTGGGAGAGCGTAGAGGTCATGACCCAGGAAGCAGATTCCAACCACAACCAGCTAACAGCAGcgcactgagtgtgtgtgtgtgtgtgtgtgtgtgtgtgagtgtgtgagtgtgttatgcCAACTGAGAAGCTGCTGCAGTTTTTAATTTTTGGAAGTTCTGGAAAACTCTAAACGCTTcttttacgtgtgtgtgtgtgtgtgtgtgtgtgtgtgttttgaattgAAACACTGTATTTGAAGTACTGTATAAGCTCCTACTGAACGTGATTTTCTActgcctgtgtgtgcgtgttgctttttatttaattgagtGGCTCatgtagagagtgtgtgtgtgtgtgtgttaatggagATGCCTTAAACATTTGTCTGGTTAATTTATAAGCGGAATAAATAAGTTAATTTACAGAGGCTCCATTCTTGACAAATTCATACATATAGTCACATGATAATAACAAATTCATTAAAACGTGTTTATTCCACTCTACTCATGTATCGACATATTGTATGGTTCTTGGAatgtatgaataattaaaaaccGTGTAAGTACATTTTATGTGGCCAAGTGGCCGGTAGAGGGCGCGAAAcgcacaagccccgcccacaacaCCGCGTAGCGACGACACGCCCCCCGCGCGCAGCACGTCATCAGGAGCGGCTAGCTGAGCCATGGAGCGCAAGAAGCGCAGCGTCGTCTGGTCCTTCTTCCAGGCCGAGAACCACAAGAAGGTCCGCTGCTCCCTCTGCCGCGGCTCCGTGCTGCACTTCGGCCGCACCACCAACATGCTGCGCCACCTGCGGACCGTACACCCGGGACAGCTCAGCGCCGAGCTCCACACGCCCAACCGTAAGCAGCGCGTCGCGCCgcgtctgcgcatgcgcggaggGAGGCCGGGGAATGCGGGGGTACGAGCTCCGCCTCACGGCGGGAAGGTGTAAACGAGGGAGCCGCGGCGGCTGTAACGTCCGGCTGCCCGTTCCGCCGCTGCCGGTTGtcgtgttattgtgtgtgtgtgtgtgtgtgtgtgtgtgtgtgtgtccccctcCCCGCCGCTGGGGGCGCTGTCGCCGCCGtatttcctcctcttcctctcccctcCGCAGACACCTCGGCCAAAATGGCGGCGGCGCGGAAGCGCAGCGTCGTCTGGTCCTATTTCCACGCGGAGAACGACAAGCGGGTTCTGTGCATGATCTGCATGAAGACGGTGCTCTACTTCGGCCACACCACCAACATGCTGCGCCACCTGCGGACCAAGCATCCGACGGAGTTCGCCGACGGCGGCCCCCGGAACCGGGCGACTCGCACCGCGGAGCCCAGTGTccccaacaacaacagcagcagcagcggcggcgaaggaggaggaggagcggcggcGGTGGTGGAAGGTTCGCTTCTCTTTACTCTCTTCATCCCGGCCGACATATAACGAGGCTTGTTCATACAGTCTCATGGTTTGTGGAGCTCACCCGGATCCATTAAATAACTCGTGAGTCACGACTCTCCATTGAACTGaatcctaactacaccatgtgcATAAATACACCAATTATTACCATTAAAGTTGCATAACCGCCACACTCGCTCATACAGACTCAAGTGACTCCTGAGTCACTCTGAGGGACCCAGAtgtgggggtcagaggtcgtgTTGCTGACTGGTTTGTCCCCCCCCAgtggcggtggtggtggaggacgaCGCGGCACCGCTGGAAAGCGACACCGAGATGGACGGCGCTATAGAGGGAATCCTCCGCGCGGCGGCGGGGGACGAGGCGGTGACGGAAGGGCAACACGCTGAGAGGCTtccgcaggaggaggaggaggaggaggaagagggcggCAGGGTGGCGGCGCCCACCACCTCCAGGAAGTGGAGCGCGGTGTGGGCGCACTACGAgaaggtggagcagcagcagcgcgccCGCTGCCTGCTCTGCGGGGACAAGCTGCAGTaccacagcagcaccagcaaCCTGCTGCGCCACCTGCTGAAGCGCCACCCCACCCAGCACGCCCAGCTGGAGGGCAGCGCGGTCAAGCGGCCCGCCACGCGCAAGGGCGCGCCGCCAGACACGCCCATCTCCCGGCCCGCCCAGAAACCCGCCCCCGAGACCCCGACAGACCACTCCCCTCGAACGCACACCCACTACCCAGGTACAACGTCCTCGCGTCTCACGCACGTCGCTACACAACTACAATACCAACTTTACCCCGTCTCGCTGCTTAATACACTAAATAtgtcccacctactaccatcgtgtccctgagcaggacacttaaccctgagtgtctccagggggggactgtccctgtaactactgattgtaagttgctctggataaggccgtctggtaaaaaaaaggggcagtggtggcctagcagttaaggaagcggccccgtaatcagaaggttgctggttcgaatcccgatccgccaaggtgccactgaggtgccactgagcaaagcaccgtccccacacactgctccccggacgcctgtcatggtgctcactgctcactcagggtgatggttaaatgcagaggacaaatttcactgtgtgcactgtgtgctgtgctgctgtgtatcacatgtgacaatcacttctctttttttattattttatttatttatttatttttaaatgctgtaaatgtaaattatgttaaagtttaaaatgatgcagaggacaagtccAGCTGTGCAATGTCCTGCAGTCGTCAACTTTTTACTTGTCCTTAATTTCCTCacttattatttacatttaaagtgtagtgattgtcacatgtgatacacagcagcacagcacacgatgcacacagtgaaatgtgtcctctgtatttaaccatcaccctgagtgagcagtgaccCCAAactcgccacacacacacactttgaaatGTCAGAGTCCATATTAATGAGGAGGATTGTTTTCTGGGTacagacttacatttacagcatttaccagacgcccttatccagagcgacttacagtcagtagtgacagggacagtcccccctggagacactcagggttaagtgtcctgctcagggacacgatggtagtaagtgggctttgaacctgggtcttctggtgtgttacctgctagacTACTAACACCTACCAAACATTTACGCTGTTTGGGAAGAGTTCAAACgcgggcagtggtgtcctagcggttagttaaacggccccgtaatcaggttgccggttaaaatcccgaaccgccggggtgccactgaggtccccttgatgaaggtcccgtccccacacgctgctccccgggcgcctgtcatggtgcccactgctcaccaagggtgacggttaaatacagaggacacgtttcactgtgtgctgtgctgcagtgtctcagaatgacaatcacgtcacttccaCTTGTACCTTGTTCTTCTGAGGTCATCTGCAATGATGTTTTTTGTCCCCTGTTGCGTAGCCGCTGATTGGAGCGAGGGGCGGATCCTGCAGCGGGAGCGCGAGCTGACGGAGGCGCTGCGGCGGGTGCAGCGGGAGGAGGGGCGGAGCCTGGAGCAGCAGCGGGAGTTACTGCAGCAGAGCCGAGAGCTGCAGGCGGAGAAGGACGCCCACCTGGAGGACGTCAGGGCACTGGCCAGAGAGAAGGAGGGTCTCAGTAGGGAGAAGGAGGAGCTCCACAAAGAGAGGGAGGAGCTTTGTAAAGAGCGTGAGGAACTGGATAGACTCAGGAAGGATCTGGAGGCGGAGCGAGCCGTTTTTATTGCTCAGAGACAAGAGGTGGAGTTTGGGTGTGGTGCATTATGATTGGTCGTTCTGGGTGAGGTAAATAAACTGTGACCGTTTCCCATtttctgttttgcatttttaacgGAACAAAACCCCTGAGCCCGCCTCCGTTTTATTCTGTTGACTGTAGAGCTGGAATCTCCTCGTTTATTTGTgggatgagtgagtgagtgtgtgtgtgtgtgtgtgtgtgtgtgtgtggggccccAGTTGAGGGTGCTGATGGGCGTCTGAGGTAAGTAGGTTTATAACAGCAGCTCCCTGATGATCAGCTCAGAAGATCGTGGAGGAAGCAGCGTGCACCTGCCTGGTGTTCTCCACAATAAATGGACCACCATGGACCTCTCCGCACTTCATCATCTTCACATAAAGAGCCCAGGAGGAGGGCATCTCCTCCTGATGCCTGGTTCCATGCTAATTTAGCTCAGGATTGTATTTTTCCTCATTGGCTGTGTTCATGTTGGTTTTGAGCTGATGCGAACTGTGAAATAAAGATGAAGGTACCAGAAGGTAACACCCTCTTATACTGATGACGATTTCCACTGCAGACCATGAAAGATTCGGAGAAATAAAACAGTCAGCACTTCCGCTAAATAAGTAAATCTGATTGTAATGTTGTGATAACGCGTtctgtaatgaaatattaaaacaaGTGGCTTTGTATAAACTTGTGGTTTTACTACATCTacggtttttcttttcttccgtTTGCTCACCTGCGCTGTCCAAGTTCTTATATTTTAAAGAagtttgagagaaaaaaaagagccactTCGCTTTCCGTAGGTGTTAAGCGCGACGTGATGACGTATGACGTAGCGGAGCGCGCTGCCTGCGGTAGTTGGCCAGTAGCAGCATGTCAGGTAATCACAGTTGGTTCTGCTGGAGTTCGGAGTTCTACTTCATGTAAGCAGCAGCCGCACCCCAGAACTAACCAGCTAACTAACCAACCCACCCCGGCATCCGAGGAGCGGCTCCACGCGTGGTCACGGTCCTTCTGAGGAGGAGCTGCTGGATCTACTGACCAGGAAGTGCTAGACCACCTGTCGGGGAGACATGCTGCTCCGTTTCTGCCCGCAGTGCGGCGCTCGCCTGCAGCCAACGTTCAAGTTCTGCCCCTCCTGTGGAGAGAAGCTCCCGGTGGAACCAGATGAAGGAGGAGGTTCTCCACCCAGCGGCGGGGAGCAGCAGTCTCATACAAGTAAACCGCACACCACATGTTACCGCGCATGTTACCACACACCGACACGTTACCACACACCGACACGTTACCACACACAACATGTTACCGCGCATGTTACCACACACCGACACGTTGCCGCACACGTTACCACACACCAACACGTTACCACACATGTTACCACGCACCGACACGTTACCGCACACGTTACCACGCACGTTACCGCACACAACATGTTACCACACACCGACACGTTACCGCACACGTTACCACGCACGTTACCGCACACAACATGTTACCACACACCGACACGTTACCACGCACATTACCGCACACAACATGTTACCACACACCGACATGTTACCACGCACGTTACCGCACACAACATGTTACCACAGACCGACACGCTGCCACGCACGTTACCACACACCAACACGTTACCGCACATGTTACCACGCACCGACACGTTACTGCACACGTTACCACGCACGTTACCGCACACAACATGTTACCACACACCGACACGTTACCACGCACGTTACCGCACACAACATGTTACCACACACCGACGCGCTGCCACGCACGTTACCACGCACCAACACGTTACCGCACATGTTACCACGCACCGACACGTTACCGCACACGTTACCACGCACGTTACCGCACACAACATGTTAACACGCACGTTACCGCACACAACATGTTACCACGCATGTTACCACACACAACATGTTACCACACACCGACACGTTACCACGCACGTTACCGCACACAACATGTTACCACGCATGTTACCACACACAACATGTTACCGCACGTTACCACACACCGACACGTTACCACGCACGTTACCGCACACAACATGTTACCACGCATGTTACCACACACAACATGTTATCGCACGTTACCACACACCGACACGTTACCGCACACATTACCACACACCAACACGTTGCCACGCACGTTACCACACACGATACCGCACATGTTACCACACACCGACACGTTACCGCACAcatgttaccacacacacaacatgttacCACGCATGTTACCACACACAACATGTTACCGCACATGTTACCACACAC
This DNA window, taken from Denticeps clupeoides unplaced genomic scaffold, fDenClu1.1, whole genome shotgun sequence, encodes the following:
- the LOC114783421 gene encoding centromere protein T-like isoform X2, coding for MRRDQVPQSLVSMETNKGSLGGWTGLDLPDVSAETLPRVTRGLSRRRVPPAFNVTAFEMQLDHELGDEEEKTGEVSRDVSTGSGCLTLKTPFVDDSSERVGLKRRAANRKPVCVKAFDEAVQNRLENYESPMLPSAHTLGDSEWQKFSLSVSDATAPDITTDVIMCNTALYDLPVSMETPEDQVHGLDKKCLQPATDEEMVAEQEEEHESTWVQEGEGLKAQAEEPDIHMDELHVPTQREEEHDVMTEQEEEDPNLQTQEEEEETQGEEEEPNLQTHEEEEETQEEEPNLQTQDEEEETLGDEEEPNLQTHEEEEETQEEEPNLQTQEEEEETQGEEEEHDVMTEQEEEEPNLQTQEEEEEHDVMTEQEEEEPNFQTQEEEEETQGEEEPNLQTQEEEKEHDVQAQESYYHKEGEDSLNKIKSGETNECKTLQHQFEEEEPEMMKGEEPEDVSEEEEEGEMEIGHQAHLSEDGADCGLTADMRGYSMTPLRNERGMHFQRELDDDDAALSLPLRGEEEEEDALSEELSMKTPAFVRQKRNEAMATPTVLRDVIISPTPCVTKPRLQRKHPAASTRPGPALSKGYILNVFKHFTKTKVSGDVYPVVLDIVKKYFDRLSDDLETFAAHAKRRTIKREDVELLMRRQGFVTDSLPVNVLIENFLPLEYRKLLIPVATSGNKVVPHQRR
- the LOC114783427 gene encoding glucose-fructose oxidoreductase domain-containing protein 2-like — its product is MLPGVGVFGTGHTVRVLVPLLREQGFPVQALWGRSQEEAESVAQELNIPFSTNQSDDVLLHPDVHLVCIHTPPPHTRQIAVKALGIGKNVISEMAASCADAMQMVAAARYYPQLLSIMGNALRFLPAFVLMKKLLDEGYCGKLQVCEARVYGGSLLSQSYGWAWEELMGGGGLHTIGWCIIDLLSHLIGSRALRVHGMLRTFVGRAGGGIRSVTADDYACFQMLMSGGVVCSVTLNFNLPGSAHHEVMAVGSAGRLVARGTELWGQRHCDQREELLLSDKAGAGPAVRGLVAMVTQLRLAFEAQEDRRSWARPPVAMAASFEDGLYVHAVVEAVKRANRSGEWESVEVMTQEADSNHNQLTAAH
- the LOC114783426 gene encoding uncharacterized protein LOC114783426 — translated: MERKKRSVVWSFFQAENHKKVRCSLCRGSVLHFGRTTNMLRHLRTVHPGQLSAELHTPNHTSAKMAAARKRSVVWSYFHAENDKRVLCMICMKTVLYFGHTTNMLRHLRTKHPTEFADGGPRNRATRTAEPSVPNNNSSSSGGEGGGGAAAVVEVAVVVEDDAAPLESDTEMDGAIEGILRAAAGDEAVTEGQHAERLPQEEEEEEEEGGRVAAPTTSRKWSAVWAHYEKVEQQQRARCLLCGDKLQYHSSTSNLLRHLLKRHPTQHAQLEGSAVKRPATRKGAPPDTPISRPAQKPAPETPTDHSPRTHTHYPAADWSEGRILQRERELTEALRRVQREEGRSLEQQRELLQQSRELQAEKDAHLEDVRALAREKEGLSREKEELHKEREELCKEREELDRLRKDLEAERAVFIAQRQEVEFGCGAL